The Arachis hypogaea cultivar Tifrunner chromosome 14, arahy.Tifrunner.gnm2.J5K5, whole genome shotgun sequence genome has a segment encoding these proteins:
- the LOC112740499 gene encoding clathrin coat assembly protein AP180-like — protein sequence MPSKLKKAIGAVKDQTSISLAKATNAANLEVMVLKATTHDKNQIEERYINEIVQLVSSNKLYAAPCAQAIAKRIGKTRNWVVALKSLMIVLRIFQDGNLYFPREIFHAMKQGARILNLSNFRDDSSSSPWDYTAFVRTFALYLDERLYCFLTGKLYRRFANHHDKNHIKNDNMKDMKPRIVLDRVVNWQKLLDRAIGTRPTGSAKGNRLVQVSLYAVVQESFDLYSDISDGIGVVLDSFFHLPYAYAACVAAYKACDKSCKQFEELSAFYGFCKGIGIGRSYDYPTVQKLSGVLMETLQEFLKDQASFSTNDGSKPNRNLLHAGSSSSQDEKDTCSNNDGSEDEKQSQEVVVDDASKEGWELVLAESTIAPEKASPKLANDFNSFVNFLDQPLVPPIQYNPFLDPPIQQSHVGLNDDFQGSNSMTNLDILFGVINTNEKSEATFDAQHQDFQNRNSSETIIATPRFQVNNSCETTIAPTFNNVLSFQSTLNMIPMEFEAQSIHNSVVAPTFRATNSNEETLVTPNEDDPFETWSTTNMMVKTSELSNQEQTLFQQQQLWLEHQSRIMAKYMT from the coding sequence ATGCCAAGCAAGCTAAAAAAGGCCATTGGAGCAGTGAAAGACCAAACTAGCATTAGCCTAGCAAAGGCAACCAATGCAGCCAATCTAGAAGTGATGGTTCTTAAGGCCACAACCCATGATAAAAATCAAATAGAAGAACGTTACATCAATGAAATTGTTCAACTAGTCTCATCCAACAAACTCTATGCTGCCCCATGCGCCCAAGCAATAGCCAAACGTATTGGGAAGACACGCAATTGGGTTGTTGCTCTCAAATCTCTTATGATTGTGCTTAGAATCTTCCAAGATGGCAATCTCTATTTTCCAAGGGAAATATTCCATGCAATGAAACAAGGTGCAAGGATTCTCAACCTTTCTAATTTTAGAGATGACTCCAGTTCTAGTCCTTGGGATTATACTGCATTTGTAAGAACATTCGCTCTCTACCTCGACGAGCGCTTGTATTGCTTCCTAACCGGAAAGCTTTACAGGAGATTCGCGAATCATCATGATAAAAACCACATAAAGAATGATAATATGAAAGATATGAAACCCAGAATTGTTTTGGATAGAGTTGTAAATTGGCAAAAGTTGTTGGACAGAGCCATTGGTACTAGGCCTACCGGTTCGGCTAAAGGGAACCGTCTGGTTCAAGTTTCGCTTTACGCCGTGGTGCAGGAAAGTTTTGATCTTTACAGTGATATAAGTGATGGGATTGGTGTAGTTTTGGATAGCTTTTTCCATTTGCCATATGCTTATGCAGCATGTGTGGCTGCTTACAAGGCTTGTGACAAATCATGCAAGCAATTTGAAGAGTTATCTGCTTTTTATGGTTTCTGTAAGGGCATTGGGATTGGAAGATCCTATGATTACCCAACTGTGCAGAAATTGTCTGGAGTGCTTATGGAGACATTGCAGGAGTTCCTTAAAGACCAAGCTTCGTTTTCGACGAATGATGGATCCAAACCCAATAGGAATCTTCTTCATGCAGGGTCAAGTTCATCACAGGATGAGAAAGACACTTGCTCTAATAATGATGGGTCAGAGGATGAGAAACAATCACAAgaagttgttgttgatgatgcCTCCAAGGAGGGTTGGGAGTTGGTATTGGCAGAGTCAACAATTGCACCTGAAAAAGCATCACCTAAATTGGCAAATGATTTTAACTCATTTGTCAATTTTTTGGATCAACCTTTGGTACCTCCAATCCAATATAATCCATTTCTTGATCCTCCTATCCAACAAAGTCATGTTGGTTTAAATGATGATTTTCAAGGTTCTAATTCCATGACAAATTTGGATATACTTTTTGGTGTGATAAATACAAATGAGAAATCAGAGGCAACCTTTGATGCTCAACATCAAGATTTTCAAAATAGAAATTCCAGTGAAACAATTATTGCAACACCAAGGTTCCAAGTGAATAATTCGTGTGAAACTACTATAGCACCAACATTCAATAATGTATTAAGTTTCCAATCTACTCTGAATATGATTCCTATGGAATTTGAAGCACAGAGTATTCATAATTCAGTTGTGGCACCAACTTTTAGAGCGACAAATAGTAATGAGGAAACATTGGTAACACCAAATGAAGATGATCCTTTTGAGACATGGTCCACCACAAACATGATGGTAAAAACATCTGAATTGTCAAATCAAGAGCAAACTTTGTTTCAACAGCAACAACTATGGTTGGAGCATCAAAGCAGAATTATGGCAAAGTATATGACATGA